The proteins below come from a single Haladaptatus paucihalophilus DX253 genomic window:
- a CDS encoding NAD(P)H-binding protein → MTVLVAGATGFVGRHLVPALVERGEEVVAMTRDASTYDPPEGVSVVEGDLNDRESLQGIFEGVDVAYYLVHSMGESEDFMAHDRVTARNFVSAAREGDPSRVVYLSGLGGERVTLSDHLKSRREVEYILGTGPYDLTVLRAAIVVGGDSASFRMVRQLSERLPLMITPRWVGTDCQPIAIDDVVAYLVGVLDAPETAGKTFEIGGPDVLTYGEMVIRTGDLLGKQSTMIPVPVLTPKLSAYWVDLVTDVPKEVAHPLILGLKTRTVVEDDRIRSLVPIELTSFDDAVRRAIA, encoded by the coding sequence ATGACGGTACTCGTCGCCGGCGCAACCGGGTTCGTCGGCCGCCACCTCGTCCCCGCACTCGTCGAGCGCGGTGAGGAGGTCGTGGCGATGACGCGGGACGCATCGACGTACGACCCGCCGGAGGGCGTCTCGGTCGTCGAAGGCGACCTGAACGACCGGGAGAGCCTGCAAGGAATCTTCGAGGGCGTGGACGTCGCGTACTACCTCGTCCACTCCATGGGCGAGAGCGAGGACTTCATGGCCCACGACCGGGTCACCGCGCGGAACTTCGTTTCCGCGGCACGCGAGGGGGACCCCTCCCGCGTCGTCTACCTCTCCGGACTCGGGGGAGAGCGAGTCACCCTCTCCGACCACCTCAAATCGCGCCGCGAGGTGGAGTACATCCTCGGCACCGGTCCCTACGACCTGACCGTCCTCCGGGCGGCCATCGTCGTGGGGGGCGACAGCGCCAGCTTTCGCATGGTTCGACAGCTGTCGGAGCGCCTTCCCCTGATGATAACGCCGCGGTGGGTCGGGACCGACTGCCAACCCATCGCCATCGACGACGTGGTGGCCTACCTCGTCGGCGTCCTCGACGCGCCCGAGACGGCCGGAAAGACGTTCGAAATCGGTGGCCCGGACGTCCTCACCTACGGCGAGATGGTGATTCGGACGGGCGACCTGCTCGGCAAGCAGTCCACCATGATTCCCGTTCCAGTCCTCACCCCGAAGCTCTCGGCCTACTGGGTCGACCTCGTGACGGACGTGCCGAAGGAGGTTGCCCATCCGCTCATCCTCGGCTTGAAGACGCGAACCGTCGTGGAGGACGACCGAATCCGCTCGCTCGTCCCCATCGAGTTGACGTCGTTCGACGACGCCGTTCGGCGCGCCATCGCATGA
- a CDS encoding DUF7521 family protein: MQAIEITYIVLSVVLAATGLTMVGLAMRAYQQTSRRSMLVLSIGFSILVAAAIATTFSAFLTDFNNSRLLLTVNYGVSTVGYLFVIYSVTGAD; the protein is encoded by the coding sequence ATGCAAGCTATCGAAATCACGTATATCGTACTCAGCGTCGTTCTCGCCGCGACCGGTCTCACCATGGTCGGGTTAGCGATGCGCGCATACCAACAGACGTCCCGTCGGTCGATGCTCGTCCTCTCTATCGGGTTTTCCATCCTTGTCGCGGCGGCCATCGCCACCACGTTCAGCGCGTTTCTCACCGATTTCAACAACAGTCGGTTGCTCCTCACGGTGAACTACGGCGTCTCGACGGTCGGGTATCTCTTCGTCATCTACAGCGTGACCGGGGCGGATTGA
- a CDS encoding HpcH/HpaI aldolase family protein translates to MSELPTAIRAGDAAVGSWISIGHPAVAEMCAELGFDFVVIDAEHTAMSLETVETLARAVDAASGTTEPLVRVADDDPARLKRVLDTGVSGVIVPMVETGAQARGIADATRYPPDGTRGVAGSRASRYGRDLADYFERANDERLVVAQIETESGVEHAADIAAADGIDALFVGPADLSASLGRFGDTESLDTEISAVLDAAHDADVPVGSIALDPEDVERWVNAGFDFQVVGIDADYLLDGASRAKRTYEDAIR, encoded by the coding sequence ATGAGCGAACTGCCAACCGCCATCCGTGCGGGCGACGCCGCGGTCGGGTCGTGGATTTCCATCGGCCACCCGGCGGTCGCCGAGATGTGCGCCGAACTGGGCTTCGATTTCGTGGTCATCGACGCCGAACACACGGCCATGTCGCTCGAAACGGTCGAAACCCTCGCCCGCGCCGTGGACGCCGCGAGCGGGACCACCGAACCGCTCGTTCGCGTGGCGGACGACGACCCCGCGCGGCTCAAGCGCGTCCTCGATACCGGAGTCTCCGGCGTCATCGTTCCGATGGTCGAGACGGGGGCACAGGCCCGCGGAATCGCCGACGCGACGCGCTATCCGCCGGACGGAACCCGGGGCGTCGCCGGGTCGCGGGCGTCGCGGTACGGCCGCGACCTGGCCGACTACTTCGAGCGGGCGAACGACGAACGGCTCGTCGTGGCGCAAATCGAGACCGAGAGCGGCGTCGAACACGCCGCCGACATCGCGGCTGCGGACGGCATCGACGCGCTCTTCGTCGGCCCGGCGGACCTCTCCGCGTCGCTCGGACGGTTCGGCGACACGGAGTCGCTGGACACCGAAATTTCCGCTGTTCTGGACGCGGCTCACGACGCCGACGTTCCGGTCGGGAGCATCGCACTCGACCCCGAGGACGTCGAACGCTGGGTGAACGCCGGATTCGACTTTCAGGTCGTCGGCATCGACGCCGACTACCTGCTCGACGGCGCGAGTCGCGCCAAACGAACCTACGAGGACGCGATCCGATGA
- the thrC gene encoding threonine synthase, producing MTGTKTPPTRVCYRCGREAATGARCSCGEPLWLKIDGTDGVDATGRADRTDATRFSWPETSGSSIWRYRDLLPVSRPPGIGSVVGGTPLFRTPRLDDYAGCELRVKDESANPTGSFKDRGSAVGVARALDAGDDWVGTVSHGNMAMSTAATAASAGLNCLVLVPDDIPTERLTHIARYDPTLVRVEGDYGRLYDVSLDLPGVRFVNSDAPLRVAGQKTTALEICEAFADEGRTPDAIVAPVSSGGHASAIWKAVCELRDANLLNAESLPRLYFVQAAACDPIAEAFRNGADRVTPVDGGETVAYSIANASPPSGNRVLAAVRDTGGAVLSVADDAILDAKRQLARRAGLCVEPASATTLAGIRHLSTAGKIDPEESVVAIATGTGFRERSPLAETPESVPIGDLPERVASLVSG from the coding sequence ATGACGGGGACGAAAACGCCGCCAACGCGGGTCTGCTATCGGTGCGGCCGGGAAGCCGCGACGGGTGCGCGCTGTTCGTGCGGCGAACCGCTCTGGTTGAAAATCGACGGAACGGATGGGGTTGACGCGACGGGCCGAGCGGACCGAACGGACGCGACGCGATTTTCGTGGCCGGAAACGTCCGGCTCGTCCATCTGGCGCTACCGCGACCTGCTCCCCGTCTCCCGCCCGCCGGGTATCGGGTCCGTCGTCGGCGGAACGCCGCTGTTTCGAACGCCGCGTCTCGACGACTACGCCGGGTGCGAACTCCGGGTCAAGGACGAGAGCGCGAACCCGACGGGCAGCTTCAAGGACCGCGGAAGCGCGGTCGGCGTCGCCCGAGCGCTCGACGCGGGCGACGACTGGGTGGGAACCGTTTCGCACGGCAACATGGCGATGAGCACGGCCGCGACGGCCGCCAGCGCGGGGCTGAACTGCCTCGTGCTCGTCCCCGACGACATCCCGACGGAGCGGCTGACCCACATCGCCCGGTACGACCCGACGCTGGTGCGCGTCGAGGGCGACTACGGTCGGCTGTACGACGTGAGTCTCGACCTACCGGGGGTCCGGTTCGTCAACTCCGATGCGCCGCTCAGGGTCGCGGGCCAGAAGACGACGGCGCTGGAAATCTGCGAGGCGTTCGCCGACGAGGGACGGACGCCCGACGCCATCGTCGCCCCCGTGAGTAGCGGCGGCCACGCCAGCGCCATCTGGAAGGCGGTGTGCGAACTCCGCGACGCGAACCTGCTCAATGCCGAGTCGCTCCCCCGACTCTACTTCGTCCAAGCCGCCGCGTGCGACCCGATAGCAGAAGCGTTCCGGAACGGGGCGGACCGCGTGACGCCCGTCGATGGCGGCGAAACGGTGGCGTACTCCATCGCCAATGCTTCCCCGCCGAGCGGAAACCGGGTTCTCGCCGCGGTTCGTGACACCGGCGGGGCCGTGCTCTCGGTGGCGGACGACGCCATCCTCGACGCGAAACGACAACTCGCGCGCCGCGCCGGTCTCTGCGTCGAACCGGCTTCGGCGACGACGCTGGCGGGAATCCGTCACCTTTCGACCGCGGGCAAAATCGACCCCGAAGAATCAGTCGTCGCCATCGCGACCGGCACCGGGTTTCGGGAACGCTCCCCGCTCGCCGAGACCCCCGAATCGGTGCCGATAGGCGACCTCCCGGAGCGCGTCGCGTCCTTGGTATCCGGGTAG